The following coding sequences are from one Deinococcus arcticus window:
- a CDS encoding organic hydroperoxide resistance protein: MSNLYTAHAAATGGRAGTVRSDDGRLNLTLSVPAGMGGDDGPGTNPEQLFAAGYAACFLGALGVIARRQKLDLDPASTVSAQVGLRREGLSFALDVELQGHFPGLSPEQAQALMHAAHEVCPYSVATRGNVDVRLTVR; the protein is encoded by the coding sequence ATGAGCAACCTGTACACCGCCCACGCCGCCGCCACCGGAGGCCGCGCCGGCACCGTCCGCAGCGATGACGGCCGCCTGAACCTGACCCTGAGTGTGCCCGCCGGAATGGGCGGCGACGACGGCCCCGGCACCAACCCCGAGCAGCTGTTTGCGGCGGGCTACGCGGCCTGCTTCCTGGGCGCCCTGGGCGTGATCGCCCGGCGTCAGAAACTGGACCTGGACCCTGCCAGCACCGTCAGCGCCCAGGTGGGTCTGCGCCGCGAGGGCCTGAGCTTTGCGCTGGACGTGGAACTCCAGGGCCACTTTCCCGGCCTGAGCCCAGAGCAGGCCCAGGCCCTGATGCACGCCGCCCACGAGGTCTGCCCCTACAGCGTGGCGACCAGGGGGAATGTGGATGTGCGCCTGACCGTGCGCTGA